The sequence below is a genomic window from Methylotuvimicrobium sp. KM2.
AAAAATTCGACAAAACACAGATCGTCGCTTTTTTGAACGTCCAACGAAAACACCTGACCACTCTGCTCGACATAGCCGAACAAAACGCCCAAGCGCAAATGAACCGGTTGATTGAGGACAGTCAAAAAACCACGCTGGAGACGATGACCGGCGAAATCAAACGGCTGACTCGGCTAAAACAAGTCAATCCGTCGATTCGCGAAGACGAAATCGAATTCCAGAAAGAAACCGCGATGCTCTTGCACGAAAATATTCAAGATGCGCAATTACGGCTCGATGCGGTCAGGTTTATCATCACCAGTTAAAAACACCGGTCAATGAAAAAAGTCACGGTCGAAAATTACCGCGAGGATAAATACTATCCTCGCATCGTTAAAGCAACGGCTGAATTACTGACGGAACATAGAGTATTTTTACCGACGAAAGTGAAAATCCCTATGATGCAGCCACAGTTAACAGATACCCTTTTTGATGACTTTTTGCAAGTGCTACCAACGGATTTTCAGGAGCGGGCCTATGAATTACAGGCGTTTGCACGAGCGCGGAAAATCCGATCACCGCTGCAGTTATTGCAGTTAGTCCTGTTGTATTGCGGACAGGACTTGTCGTTGCGCAGCTGCGCCGGCGAAGTCGCCAAGCTTCAAGGCTATTTGAGCGATACGGCGGTGATCAAGCGATTGGCGGCCTGCGTGTCGTGGATTAAATCGTTACTGAAGAGTGTGTTCGGGTTGGATAAAGCGGTCAATCACGGTGCGCTGAATTTCATTGTGATTGACGGTTCGACTGTGCAAGAGCCGGGAGCGAACGAAACGACGTATCGCCTCCATGTGGCGATCGACTTGATGAGCTTGACACTTCGCGAGGTCAACGTCACGACCGATAAAGTCGGCGAAAGCTTGGATCATTACCAGTTGGCTGCAGGTGATGTCGCGTTAGTTGATCGAGGCTACAACCAACCGAAGTCTTTAGTCCCGCTCATTGATCGCGGCGGCCACGTCGTGCTGCGCTATAATCCGCACAGCATGACGCTTTACGAACGGTGCAACGAACCGAAAGGTGTCAAAATCGACTGGGAACAGCGCATACGCGATTTGAATGGTCAGCCGGGTGCGATACCGGTTTATCTGTGTCATCAAGACAAACGTATCGAAGGCGTGGTGCATGCCATGCCGTTACCGCCGGAACAGGCGGCGCAAGCACGCCGCAAAGCGAAACAAAACGCGCGCAAGAAAGGCCGCACGGCAAGCCAAAAGACCTTGATGCTGAGCGGCTGGGTATTGGTTTTTACCTCGATTCCCGAATCGCTGCTCGACACGAAATCAATCGCTGAGCTCTACCGGGTTCGCTGGCAAGTGGAGCTGGTCATAAAACGCCTGAAAAGCTTGCTTGATATTGACCGGCTACGCGCCCGAAAAGACAGCAAGCTGGCGGATTTATATTTGCACGGTAAGTTACTGTTTGCCGCAGTGACCCAAAAAATCGCGCAACGCCGTTTCGGCCAAGCGGCCACCACGATGGCCGGCGATCGTTCGATTACCCACTGGCATTTATGGCGCACGATCGCCAATGAGATCAAGGCAGGACTCACGGCTTGTTTTCCAAAAAATAAGCGCTTTATTGACGACCACGTAAAAAGCCTTTGTGAACGTCCGCGCAAGAGAAAGCTTCAGAGTTTGCCGGGTCGCGTTTTGGAACTCGTAACTGAGTGCTGTGCTTTA
It includes:
- a CDS encoding transposase, which encodes MKKVTVENYREDKYYPRIVKATAELLTEHRVFLPTKVKIPMMQPQLTDTLFDDFLQVLPTDFQERAYELQAFARARKIRSPLQLLQLVLLYCGQDLSLRSCAGEVAKLQGYLSDTAVIKRLAACVSWIKSLLKSVFGLDKAVNHGALNFIVIDGSTVQEPGANETTYRLHVAIDLMSLTLREVNVTTDKVGESLDHYQLAAGDVALVDRGYNQPKSLVPLIDRGGHVVLRYNPHSMTLYERCNEPKGVKIDWEQRIRDLNGQPGAIPVYLCHQDKRIEGVVHAMPLPPEQAAQARRKAKQNARKKGRTASQKTLMLSGWVLVFTSIPESLLDTKSIAELYRVRWQVELVIKRLKSLLDIDRLRARKDSKLADLYLHGKLLFAAVTQKIAQRRFGQAATTMAGDRSITHWHLWRTIANEIKAGLTACFPKNKRFIDDHVKSLCERPRKRKLQSLPGRVLELVTECCALGVSIA